One Erinaceus europaeus chromosome 5, mEriEur2.1, whole genome shotgun sequence genomic window carries:
- the PEX26 gene encoding peroxisome assembly protein 26 — protein sequence MKSDFSTSAASLKGVRGPLRSSELVLTGPAPTAAAVLLEEAADLLVVDRDFVAALQTCQRACQSLAQAEGSLSDSLEVKCSLCVVGIQALAELNRWREVRPWVLQNYHIPEKLPPKVLELCVLLYSKMQEPEAMLDVVRAWLQDPDNQCLPEYRAVAELHLRQVLLPLGYLSEAELLVVDAATFSEDQRQEALQAISAARQQQKCQHSASTEKTQVPDQEGTSSSKFLSLLTLLQKFWDFAVRHFCSLPFKKSILAAVLLCVLVVRFDPASPSSLPFLYKLLQIFHRIRGAVFSPLYQVPTHD from the exons ATGAAGAGTGACTTTTCCACATCAGCGGCCTCCCTCAAAGGAGTCAGAGGGCCCCTGAGGAGCAGCGAGCTAGTGCTCAcaggcccagcccccactgcagccGCGGTTCTGCTGGAGGAGGCGGCCGACCTCTTGGTGGTGGACCGGGACTTTGTGGCTGCACTGCAAACTTGCCAGCGGGCCTGCCAGAGCCTGGCCCAGGCGGAGGGATCCTTGAGCGA CTCCTTGGAGGTGAAATGCTCCCTTTGTGTTGTGGGGATCCAGGCCCTAGCAGAACTGAATCGGTGGAGAGAAGTACGGCCCTGGGTTCTTCAGAATTATCACATCCCTGAAAAGCTACCCCCCAAAGTCCTGGAGCTATG TGTTCTTCTATACAGCAAAATGCAAGAGCCTGAAGCCATGCTAGATGTGGTCAGAGCCTGGCTTCAAGACCCAGACAACCAGTGCCTTCCAGAATACAGAGCAGTGGCAGAACTCCACCTGCGACAAGTGCTGCTGCCTCTGGGCTACTTGTCTGAGGCTGAGTTGCTTGTGGTAGATGCTGCAACCTTCAGTGAGGACCAGAGACAGGAGGCACTCCAGGCCATCAGTGCAGCCAGGCAACAGCAGAAGTGCCAGCACAGCGCCAGCACTGAGAAGACCCAGGTGCCAGACCAGGAAG GTACCTCCTCTAGCAAGTTTTTATCACTACTGACATTGCTTCaaaagttttgggactttgcagTGAGACATTTCTGTTCCTTGCCCTTCAAAAAGAGCATCCTGGCTGCTGTTCTCCTCTGTGTCTTGGTGGTGAGGTTTGATCCAG CTTCTCCTTCTTCCCTGCCCTTCCTCTACAAGCTGCTTCAAATCTTCCATCGAATTCGGGGGGCCGTATTTTCTCCCCTCTACCAAGTGCCCACCCACGACTGA